The genomic segment CGATTCCGAACGAAAAAACAAAAAATGTTCTGGAAAAGCAGAATAAATTCATAACTGTTGACACTGGCGCTGTCTATGGTGAAGCAAAAATGTGGGAAGACGTAAAATGGATAGAACTTATAAAACAAATCGAAAACTTCGTCAAGGTTCTAATCTTGGGGACAAGAGACTTGTCGGCGTGGAAGGGTTGTTTTAAAAACACCCTGAATCTTTCTTCGAAAACAGAAATAAAAGACCTGCCCTATATATTGTCAAAATCCTCTCTTCACGTCTCCTGCGATACTGGAAGCATGCATTTAGCAGCCGCGCTGGGCGTGGACACGGTTTCTCTTTTCGGCTCCAGCTCACCTGTCTGGACTTCACCCTGGGGAAAAGGTCAAGCCATGGTTATTTACAAGCATTTATCGTGCAGTCCCTGCTTTAAAAAAAAATGCCCCAGAGGAGAACCAATATGCATGAAGGCAATCGAAGTCGATGAAGTTTTGGATTCCATATTGAAAACACTAAAAGTTGATGTATTGCCGGTAAGGGTTTAAAATCAGGCATGGAAAACTCCCGTGGTAAACCGGCAGTGTTTTTGGACAGGGACGGAACGATACTTGAATTGATCCCTTACCTGAAGGATCCCTCTCAGACTGAACTCGTGGAGGGAGCGAAAGAGGGCATAATCAAGCTCAACCAGAAAGGGATTTTGACGATTGTAGTTAGCAATCAATCCGGCATAGGAAGAGGTTATTATTCTTTCAAGGAATTGTTTCTCGTCTCTCAAAAAATGGAAGAACTCCTTCACCCGGCGAAAATTGACGGTATTTATTACGACCCTTCATCCCCCGATCATCATTCAGGTTTCAGAAAACCGGAAAAGGGAATGATAGATTCCGCTTGCGCCTTTTACGGCATCGATCCTGCAAAATCCTGGATAATCGGAGACGATTATTCCGACCTAATGCTTTCTTTTAAAACCGGTATCCCTTTTATTCTCGTATTGACAGGATACGGTAAAAACGTCAGGTCTCATCTCTCAGAAATGGAAAATAAATTCACAACCGCACAAAACCTCTACGAAGCCGTGGATATTGTTTTAAATGGCTGATCTTGTCAGAGAATTTATAACATCTTATTCCATTCACTTAGGGCTCGCTCTTGTCACATCCGGAATTTTATCGGCTTTTTACGGCAACATCCTCTTCAAATATTTCGTTTTGGCGATGGGAATAATCATAGGTCTTTTAGTCGGAGCCCTTGCAGGAGTTTATTTTTCCGAGAGTTATGTCTTGATATTTTCCGTCTCGCTTCTCGGCGCAATAGCATTTTCAGCTGCTTTCTTTTTATACAGGACAGTTTCGATATTTTTCATCGGAGGTATTTTGCCTTTTTTCGCTCTTTTGCTTCTTTTAAAGACGAATGTTTTATCTGCCGTCATAGTATCCTTCGCTACCGGATTATTGACCGTGTTTTTAAGGAGATATCTTCTCTCCGCATGGTTTTCCGTGTTCGGTGCGGTCATGGTATTTTTCGGTTTGCTGATCATGATAAAAGGATCAATCGATCCCAGGATCTACGCTGTATCCGCCTTTTTGACAGCTCTTTGCGGTTTCTGGATACAATTCAGAAGAAGAAAAAAGACATCTCAAAAAAAATCGGATAAGCCGAATTCCTCATGAGACAATTTTCAATGTCTCTTTGGCTATCATCAGCTCTTCATTGGTCGGAATAGAAAATATTTTCACCGGGCTTCCTTCTTTGGAAATCTCGGCTATTTTTCCCCTGACTTTGTTTTTCTCATTATCGAGATGAGCTCCCATGCTCTCCAACCCCGCACAGATCCTCTCTCTTATTTCCCATCCGTTTTCGCCTATCCCCGCAGTAAAAACAATCGCGTCAACTCTTCCGAGAGTTACAGCGTAAGAACCAATGTATTTCCTCACTCTGTCGGCGAAAATATCCAGCGCCAGCTTAGCTCTTTGATCCCCTTTTTCTTCTTCTCTCTCAATATCCCTCATGTCGCTTGAAATTCCCGAGAGTCCGAGAAGACCGCTTTTTTTATATAGCAGATCTTTTATCTCA from the candidate division WOR-3 bacterium genome contains:
- a CDS encoding glycosyltransferase family 9 protein — its product is MKTALYLPNHLGDSVIASSIIPWIKSERGSEQIILIGNKYLEGIFRDFPGTETFIPVEKNRRGFFKAVHTLKRENVDRCFILPKSFSSALIAALAQVKARIGYCTDSRGFLLTEKHLPVDPKKRHLRFYYFKLFHKHLLTPPPENISFFTPIPNEKTKNVLEKQNKFITVDTGAVYGEAKMWEDVKWIELIKQIENFVKVLILGTRDLSAWKGCFKNTLNLSSKTEIKDLPYILSKSSLHVSCDTGSMHLAAALGVDTVSLFGSSSPVWTSPWGKGQAMVIYKHLSCSPCFKKKCPRGEPICMKAIEVDEVLDSILKTLKVDVLPVRV
- a CDS encoding HAD-IIIA family hydrolase; protein product: MENSRGKPAVFLDRDGTILELIPYLKDPSQTELVEGAKEGIIKLNQKGILTIVVSNQSGIGRGYYSFKELFLVSQKMEELLHPAKIDGIYYDPSSPDHHSGFRKPEKGMIDSACAFYGIDPAKSWIIGDDYSDLMLSFKTGIPFILVLTGYGKNVRSHLSEMENKFTTAQNLYEAVDIVLNG